Proteins encoded together in one Diabrotica undecimpunctata isolate CICGRU chromosome 3, icDiaUnde3, whole genome shotgun sequence window:
- the LOC140435918 gene encoding uncharacterized protein: protein MYVYSLVIINNSAILPLTAVREVCKSVTVKASIKGEFDPRYIESQLSTSLDLRDIKNVSDEYISGIIHQERIFHHRCLILSTKICLPYTLDVGVRHEYHHIVLLVMDVRILSALYQGLLQMTPIVHKQIVLYQIIQMLFQIS, encoded by the exons ATGTATGTATATTCTTTGGTGATAATAAATAACAGCGCCATTCTACCCTTGACTGCTGTTAGAGAAGTATGTAAAT CTGTTACAGTAAAAGCTAGCATTAAGGGAGAGTTTGACCCAAGATATATAGAGAGTCAGTTATCTACATCCCTAGATCTTAGAGACATAAAGAATGTATCAGATGAGTATATCTCAG GTATCATACATCAAGAAAGGATATTCCATCATCGATGTTTGATTCTTTCCACCAAAATATGTTTACCTTACACCCTAGATGTAGGAGTTAGGCACGAATATCATCATATAGTTTTACTTGTAATGGACGTACGCATACTATCGGCTTTGTATCAAGGTTTGTTACAGATGACACCGATAGTGCACAAACAAATAGTGCTCTATCAGATAATTCAGATGCTATTTCAGATATCGTAG